TAACTTTTAGTCTTTGTTTTGTCATTCGATTGCGGTTTTTCGTAagaatttttaggttttttgtGATGTTGATCTCTAGAATCACTTGATTGTGATTTTTCATATGATTGCTTAGATTTTTGATAATGTTGatctttagaatatttttctttatacctAGTTGACTGATTCGTTCGCGCAGGAGAAGATGAAGAATCAGAAGAATAGCTTTTTTGCCTAGAAGTTTTCTTAATTGATGGATAATCTGAGGTTTTAGAAAAAGATGAACTATTATGATGAAAACGAGATTGAATGGAGGGACTTTTACGGGAAAGCCTTGAATGATGCTCCTTGAAATTATAAGAAGATTCAGAGGGAGAACGGCTTCTTCTAGATTTGTGTTTCTTGTGCGATTTTTCAGATAACTGTACACCATGAGACTTTGAGGAATATTTATCTTCATAAGATTTATTTGAAGAGCGATAAGATTCCATATTACGAGACCTTTCTTGGTGTCTATTCTTGCCTCTGCTACTCTGAGGATAAGTATCATCATTTGTGTCAAAAATCATCTCATAACCATCAGACTTTTTAAcatcactttttaaaacaaagttttgaaaCCTGCCTGGCTTTCCTTTACCAACTTTGTTTTGATTCCAGTTCAGCTTTGCAACAGACTGGCTGAAATCGACATGTATCCTCCTGTCATCAATCAGTACATtgtccattttaaaataagcattctCACAATCTTCTTCCTTCTCAAATTCAATAAATGCATACTGTAAAGACTCTCCAGACTTCTTATCTTTGATGACCTCACAGCTGACAATTGTGCCAAATCGAGAAAAAATCAACTCCAAGTCTTCTGATGTAGTAACAGGATTCAACTTACAGACAAATAGAACATTTTCAGGGGGTTTTACTTCTGCATCAGGAATGTCACCAACCATTTCCAAAATGGTTGCTCTGGCTTTAGCTTCACTATCTTTGatcttttcttcaatttcttcaATGTCCTTCCCTTTGGTATCATCTAATTCTTCATCTGGAGCAATATAATCTGTTTCGAGCATTTCTTTTGTGGGCTCTGGTGATGCATCGGGTACAGATAAGCCAGCAGGATCTTCATAAGGATCGTGCAATATTACTGTATGGGTTATACGAATGTCTTGATAAGGTCGGTCGTTTTGATCGCATATAGTTTCATTGATCTTCAAAAGAACTTCCAAGCCTTCAGCAACTTCTCCAAAGAC
Above is a window of Parasteatoda tepidariorum isolate YZ-2023 chromosome 5, CAS_Ptep_4.0, whole genome shotgun sequence DNA encoding:
- the LOC107456968 gene encoding peptidyl-prolyl cis-trans isomerase sig-7, producing the protein MSVVIETTIGDITVDLYLKERPNTCLNFLKLCKMKYYNFCLFHKVERNFIAQTGDPTATGRGGESIFSTLYGAQAKYFDAELKPRMKHEKIGTLSMVNNGGNMNGSQFFLTLGENLTYLDEVHTVFGEVAEGLEVLLKINETICDQNDRPYQDIRITHTVILHDPYEDPAGLSVPDASPEPTKEMLETDYIAPDEELDDTKGKDIEEIEEKIKDSEAKARATILEMVGDIPDAEVKPPENVLFVCKLNPVTTSEDLELIFSRFGTIVSCEVIKDKKSGESLQYAFIEFEKEEDCENAYFKMDNVLIDDRRIHVDFSQSVAKLNWNQNKVGKGKPGRFQNFVLKSDVKKSDGYEMIFDTNDDTYPQSSRGKNRHQERSRNMESYRSSNKSYEDKYSSKSHGVQLSEKSHKKHKSRRSRSPSESSYNFKEHHSRLSRKSPSIQSRFHHNSSSFSKTSDYPSIKKTSRQKSYSSDSSSSPARTNQSTRYKEKYSKDQHYQKSKQSYEKSQSSDSRDQHHKKPKNSYEKPQSNDKTKTKSYDSSARYISSNDSKHDYRSKRSISPLPKKRKNRSSSSDEESYSKSHGSSNFKLKQSSKSHSKSSISKCRQKTSDSSSSSDEYVSKKNSEPKRRNYEDPPKHSSRKKSPSFQYSKSNRKSSPTRHKDKTSKHSKNDKYDRSSSDSESYLSKSKLNSSNYKLSHKSKHRRRSSS